In the Candidatus Nitrospira nitrosa genome, one interval contains:
- a CDS encoding cob(I)yrinic acid a,c-diamide adenosyltransferase produces MWKDSLRVEAYGTVDELNSSIGVVRVLNSETRGHNKQAGQLEDELRWVQNKLFDVGSILATAPGQTFKNMPQVMASDVTRLEKTIDRCQKTLEPLKEFILPGGGKVSSFLHQARTICRRAERLCVALSKTEPVDPQIIKFINRLSDTLFVLARWVAKTQGEPEFLWERNVAKKST; encoded by the coding sequence GTGTGGAAAGACAGTCTTCGAGTCGAAGCCTACGGCACCGTCGATGAATTGAATTCTTCAATCGGAGTCGTCCGGGTGCTCAATAGCGAAACGAGGGGGCACAACAAACAGGCCGGCCAGTTGGAGGATGAGCTGAGATGGGTGCAGAACAAGCTTTTTGATGTCGGGAGCATTCTTGCGACGGCACCGGGGCAGACGTTCAAGAACATGCCGCAGGTGATGGCGAGCGATGTCACACGCCTCGAAAAAACGATTGATCGATGCCAGAAGACTTTGGAACCACTGAAAGAGTTTATTCTCCCTGGTGGCGGGAAAGTTTCCAGTTTTTTGCATCAGGCGAGGACGATTTGTCGTCGAGCTGAACGATTGTGTGTGGCGCTCTCTAAGACCGAGCCGGTTGATCCGCAGATCATCAAGTTTATCAATCGCCTGAGCGATACCCTCTTTGTCCTGGCTCGTTGGGTCGCCAAAACACAGGGCGAGCCTGAGTTTTTATGGGAACGCAATGTCGCCAAGAAGTCCACGTAA
- the cbiB gene encoding adenosylcobinamide-phosphate synthase CbiB — MAAVVDAVVGDPHWLPHPVRVMGRCITWFEHEIRKICRSGTSFRLAGVCLAVGLPLVTFMLASVLIAEAEQFAGWLGSALSIILASMTLAARDLWDHAHAVDGPLQAGNLSAARRAVGMIVGRDTAGLSPSEVARATVETVAESAADGVVAPLLYLAIGGAPLALAYKAINTLDSMIGHRDPRYADFGWASARLDDLVNWIPARLAATALILGAGVITRQLEPVRLGWWVFRRDGGKHPSPNSGRPEAAMAGVLGVRLGGINFYDGIPQERPILGSEGRLVEPGDILSATRVMAMAAVLVVFLAVGVRWLV, encoded by the coding sequence GTGGCCGCGGTGGTGGATGCCGTAGTTGGCGATCCTCATTGGTTGCCGCATCCTGTTCGCGTGATGGGGCGATGTATTACATGGTTCGAGCATGAAATTCGGAAGATATGTCGGAGTGGGACTAGCTTTCGCCTCGCAGGAGTGTGTCTTGCTGTAGGATTACCCCTTGTCACATTCATGCTCGCATCGGTCCTCATCGCTGAGGCCGAACAGTTTGCAGGATGGCTGGGGTCTGCTCTCTCCATCATCCTGGCGTCGATGACTTTGGCTGCGCGTGACCTGTGGGACCATGCCCATGCAGTGGATGGTCCACTCCAGGCCGGAAATCTCTCAGCTGCGCGACGAGCCGTGGGGATGATTGTCGGGAGGGATACGGCTGGGCTGTCCCCATCGGAGGTCGCTCGTGCGACTGTCGAGACCGTCGCAGAAAGTGCGGCAGATGGTGTGGTTGCGCCGCTCCTGTACTTGGCAATAGGTGGTGCTCCCTTAGCATTGGCGTATAAGGCGATCAACACGCTCGATTCTATGATTGGTCATCGCGATCCCCGTTATGCTGATTTTGGATGGGCATCAGCTCGGCTCGATGATCTGGTCAACTGGATCCCCGCTCGACTTGCCGCGACGGCGTTGATTCTTGGCGCCGGTGTGATCACTAGACAACTGGAACCAGTCCGTCTGGGGTGGTGGGTGTTCCGACGGGACGGGGGGAAACATCCCAGTCCCAATAGCGGTAGACCTGAGGCGGCGATGGCCGGCGTGTTGGGCGTGAGACTCGGTGGCATCAATTTCTATGACGGCATTCCACAAGAGCGTCCAATCCTTGGGTCAGAAGGGCGCCTTGTCGAGCCAGGCGACATCCTGTCGGCGACGAGAGTAATGGCGATGGCCGCGGTGCTGGTTGTATTCCTGGCTGTGGGAGTCAGATGGCTCGTATGA
- a CDS encoding adenosylcobinamide amidohydrolase, whose amino-acid sequence MKKAPARVHTRYRVIGQTLVIELEGRKRVLSSAPQGGGLTVASYILNHQVEANPLVAGKQSMPFREPGRCLRELASRMGIHASTVGLMTAVPMTQVVTARAASDGLWVECFATVGVTNAIRAGEWPPGGPGGKRSTKPGTINLMLITNGSLSQSAMVGAVQVATEAKSGALRDHHVLSCQSGAAATGTGTDAVVIACSLRGQGPVHIYSGTHTVIGALIGRVVSDCVTNGLAKAKAWQESHQ is encoded by the coding sequence ATGAAGAAGGCTCCAGCACGGGTCCATACTCGTTATCGTGTCATAGGGCAGACACTGGTGATTGAGCTTGAGGGGCGAAAGCGTGTGCTGTCATCGGCTCCACAAGGGGGAGGGCTCACGGTGGCTTCCTACATCCTCAATCATCAGGTAGAGGCCAATCCCTTGGTCGCGGGAAAACAGTCGATGCCCTTTCGGGAGCCAGGACGCTGTTTGCGGGAGTTGGCCTCTCGGATGGGAATCCATGCATCGACTGTTGGGTTGATGACGGCGGTTCCGATGACTCAAGTAGTGACGGCAAGAGCTGCGTCGGATGGGTTATGGGTGGAGTGTTTTGCCACGGTCGGTGTGACGAATGCCATTCGAGCTGGCGAATGGCCACCTGGAGGCCCTGGTGGCAAGCGATCAACCAAACCTGGGACGATTAACCTCATGCTCATCACAAACGGCAGCCTTTCTCAGTCCGCCATGGTCGGCGCCGTACAAGTTGCGACAGAGGCCAAGAGCGGTGCTCTACGTGATCATCATGTCCTGAGTTGTCAGAGCGGCGCTGCAGCCACTGGGACCGGGACCGATGCGGTGGTGATTGCCTGTTCGCTACGCGGGCAGGGGCCTGTGCATATCTATAGTGGAACACATACCGTCATTGGGGCATTGATAGGGCGAGTCGTGAGCGACTGTGTGACAAATGGTTTGGCAAAGGCTAAAGCCTGGCAGGAGTCACATCAATGA
- a CDS encoding bifunctional adenosylcobinamide kinase/adenosylcobinamide-phosphate guanylyltransferase produces MSPRSPRKGRSVGRPKGRIILVLGGASSGKSEFALQVGGSRGPRAFVATGQGLDEEMAGRIARHQATRSAEWQTVEEPLDVEAWFAEQGPEYRTIVFDCVTLWLSNLLGSGLVESIILARIEPLLEAMRLTGASVIIVSNELGCGLVPAEPSVRAFRDLSGRVNQCLAAGADEAYLVVSGLPLRLK; encoded by the coding sequence ATGTCGCCAAGAAGTCCACGTAAAGGTCGGTCTGTAGGTCGACCCAAGGGCCGTATTATTCTTGTGTTAGGCGGAGCCTCGTCTGGGAAAAGCGAATTTGCCCTTCAGGTAGGCGGTTCTCGTGGGCCACGTGCATTTGTGGCGACTGGGCAGGGGCTTGATGAGGAAATGGCAGGACGAATTGCTCGGCACCAGGCGACTCGTTCCGCCGAATGGCAGACTGTTGAAGAGCCTCTCGATGTGGAGGCATGGTTTGCCGAGCAGGGGCCAGAGTATCGGACTATTGTGTTCGACTGTGTGACGCTCTGGTTAAGTAATCTGCTCGGAAGTGGTCTCGTGGAGTCAATCATTCTTGCTCGGATTGAACCCCTTCTTGAGGCGATGCGGCTGACTGGCGCCAGTGTCATCATCGTCAGCAATGAGTTAGGTTGTGGCCTTGTTCCCGCTGAACCATCGGTGCGAGCCTTTCGTGATCTTTCCGGACGAGTGAATCAATGCCTTGCCGCCGGGGCGGATGAAGCCTATCTGGTGGTCAGTGGACTTCCGCTTCGCCTGAAGTGA
- a CDS encoding cobyrinate a,c-diamide synthase: MKPYPRLVIAGTHSGVGKTTATLAILAALRERGRLVQPFKVGPDFIDPSHHQAATGRSSRNLDGWMLGADCNREIFVSAATDVDVSVIEGVMGLFDGSSPVNEIGSTAELAKQLEAPVLLIVDGSAMARSAAAMVAGYARFDPALRVAGVLFNRVSSDGHYQLLKAAVEQETDVIPLGYLRPDPTVTIVERHLGLVMPGHEQAPAPYQRLARLVQDTVDLEGLEVLAKSCAPFPFTRDPITHPAPKTVRIGVARDAAFCFYYPDNLELLEAKGGELVSFSPIHDEMLPDDLGLLYFGGGYPELHGAALAANRPMKQAIRRFAERGGTIYAECGGMMYLTQGIRSFEGVLSEMVGLFPAEATMQSKRMTLGYRAIELTRPCMLGAAGLAARGHEFHYSEVIPKGPLAYACTLADAQGESKGFDGMLLNNTLGLYTHLHFASQPSIAASLIASVGRTDSGANVPGVSKVS; this comes from the coding sequence ATGAAGCCCTATCCACGATTGGTCATTGCCGGCACCCACAGCGGTGTCGGGAAGACCACTGCGACGTTGGCGATTTTGGCGGCCCTACGAGAGCGGGGCCGCCTCGTGCAGCCGTTTAAGGTTGGACCGGACTTTATCGATCCAAGCCACCATCAAGCGGCTACCGGCCGATCTTCTCGCAACCTCGATGGATGGATGCTTGGGGCAGACTGTAACCGTGAGATCTTTGTTTCTGCTGCGACTGATGTTGATGTCTCCGTTATCGAAGGAGTCATGGGATTGTTCGATGGCAGTTCGCCCGTCAACGAGATTGGCAGCACGGCGGAATTAGCCAAGCAGTTGGAGGCACCGGTTCTGCTGATTGTCGACGGCAGCGCGATGGCTCGTTCTGCCGCAGCCATGGTGGCAGGTTACGCACGCTTTGATCCGGCCTTGCGTGTGGCCGGTGTGCTGTTCAATCGTGTGAGTAGCGACGGGCACTACCAGTTACTCAAGGCAGCGGTCGAGCAGGAGACGGATGTCATTCCGCTCGGTTATCTGCGTCCTGATCCCACGGTGACGATTGTCGAGCGTCATTTGGGTCTTGTGATGCCTGGTCACGAACAAGCTCCTGCTCCGTACCAACGATTAGCCAGGTTGGTGCAGGACACCGTTGATCTGGAGGGTCTTGAAGTGCTCGCGAAGTCGTGCGCGCCGTTCCCTTTCACACGAGATCCTATTACTCACCCAGCTCCGAAGACGGTGCGGATCGGTGTGGCGCGGGATGCAGCCTTTTGCTTCTACTATCCTGACAATCTCGAACTGCTTGAAGCCAAAGGGGGCGAATTGGTCTCATTTTCTCCGATCCATGACGAGATGCTTCCAGATGATCTTGGACTGTTGTATTTCGGTGGAGGCTATCCTGAGTTGCATGGTGCGGCGTTAGCGGCCAATAGGCCGATGAAACAGGCGATCCGCCGATTCGCTGAGCGGGGTGGGACCATTTATGCGGAATGCGGCGGTATGATGTACCTCACGCAGGGCATCAGAAGTTTTGAGGGAGTGCTGTCTGAGATGGTAGGACTCTTTCCAGCCGAAGCAACGATGCAGAGCAAGCGGATGACTCTGGGATATCGGGCAATCGAGCTGACTCGACCGTGCATGCTCGGGGCAGCCGGGTTGGCTGCGCGGGGGCATGAATTCCACTACTCTGAGGTGATTCCGAAAGGGCCGCTGGCGTATGCCTGTACCTTGGCTGATGCACAAGGTGAGTCAAAGGGGTTTGACGGCATGCTGCTCAATAATACGTTGGGACTCTATACACATCTACATTTTGCCAGTCAGCCAAGTATCGCAGCGTCATTGATTGCTTCTGTTGGCCGAACTGATTCTGGCGCGAATGTTCCGGGCGTATCAAAGGTTTCATGA
- the cobO gene encoding cob(I)yrinic acid a,c-diamide adenosyltransferase, producing MEQDDHKAKMARLKASVDRRIDAAQDEKGLLIVHTGAGKGKTTAALGMALRCVGHGMKVAVVQFIKGAIDTAEERMLTSFRDRVTFLRMGEGYTWETQDRERDIRFAQQAWAKSCECLRDSSYAMVILDEFNIALQYGYVRLEDVLPVLRRRPPMQHVVITGRGGPADLLEEADLVTEMKQVKHPFRKGIKAQAGVEF from the coding sequence ATGGAGCAAGATGATCACAAAGCAAAGATGGCGCGGCTGAAGGCGTCGGTGGATCGGCGAATCGATGCCGCGCAGGATGAGAAGGGATTGCTGATCGTCCACACAGGAGCTGGTAAGGGGAAGACGACTGCCGCCTTGGGCATGGCGCTGCGATGCGTCGGCCACGGCATGAAGGTAGCCGTTGTGCAATTCATCAAAGGCGCGATCGATACGGCGGAAGAACGGATGCTTACGTCTTTTAGGGATCGGGTCACATTTCTACGGATGGGCGAAGGCTACACCTGGGAAACACAGGATCGGGAACGGGATATTCGGTTTGCGCAACAAGCCTGGGCGAAATCCTGTGAGTGTTTGCGCGATTCTTCCTATGCGATGGTCATTCTTGACGAGTTCAATATCGCGTTGCAGTACGGCTACGTCCGACTCGAAGACGTTCTGCCGGTCCTTCGCCGCCGGCCGCCGATGCAGCATGTGGTGATCACAGGTCGGGGAGGACCAGCCGATCTCTTGGAAGAGGCCGACCTGGTGACGGAGATGAAACAGGTCAAGCACCCCTTTCGCAAAGGCATCAAGGCCCAGGCCGGGGTTGAATTTTGA
- a CDS encoding cobyric acid synthase: MTARALAVLGTGSDVGKSLITAGICRVLHRAGMRVAPFKAQNMSLNSFVTPEGGEIGRAQALQAEACGIVPHVDMNPILLKPESDNRSQVIVQGSVWSAQEASTYYEQRPQLWSIVQDSYSRLASQYEVVMIEGAGSAAEMNLRERDLVNWPVVRLANARVLLVADIDRGGVFAQVLGTLDLLEPDERAMVCGVVINKFRGDAKLFADGVTFLESHSGIPVLGVVPFLRDLMLDQEDSLDREACRQTEFSSERINIAVILLPHMSNFTDFNVLAAEGDVALQYVAAPTALDGADIVIIPGSKTTQADLSFVLAQGYAPALVQHVGRHRELVGICGGYQMLGRSISDPYMVEQGGSSSGLGYLDIKTELRKKKCTTQVEANAAEALVQERSLVRGYQVHMGYTVRMQEHPCFSMQNAGTPMGGGHSPTATAYTDDGAIREDGLVWGTYIHGVFDEPQFRRAWLNRARVRKGLPPLGIHTSLSVTARLRGELDRWTDHLSQFLDLSGLLSWLPPRRMISK; this comes from the coding sequence ATGACGGCACGAGCTCTTGCTGTGCTTGGAACTGGGTCAGATGTCGGGAAAAGCCTCATCACGGCTGGGATCTGTCGCGTCCTTCATCGTGCAGGCATGCGCGTGGCTCCATTCAAGGCGCAGAACATGTCGCTGAATTCATTCGTGACTCCGGAGGGTGGGGAGATCGGTCGAGCGCAGGCGCTCCAAGCAGAGGCTTGTGGAATTGTCCCGCATGTCGACATGAATCCGATTTTGCTCAAGCCGGAGTCCGACAACCGCTCGCAAGTCATCGTACAGGGATCCGTATGGTCTGCACAGGAAGCGTCGACCTATTATGAGCAGAGACCGCAGCTGTGGTCGATCGTGCAGGACAGCTACAGTCGGCTGGCCAGCCAGTACGAGGTGGTCATGATCGAAGGGGCTGGAAGTGCTGCAGAGATGAATCTTCGAGAGCGGGATCTGGTCAATTGGCCGGTCGTCAGACTGGCCAACGCTCGCGTGCTGTTGGTCGCTGATATTGATCGAGGGGGTGTCTTTGCGCAAGTTCTTGGAACGTTGGACTTATTGGAACCGGACGAGCGGGCCATGGTCTGTGGTGTGGTCATCAATAAGTTTAGAGGAGATGCAAAGCTCTTTGCCGATGGGGTGACCTTCTTGGAGTCTCATAGTGGGATTCCCGTATTGGGTGTCGTGCCGTTTCTCCGAGATCTCATGCTAGACCAGGAAGACAGTCTGGATCGAGAGGCGTGTCGACAGACGGAGTTTTCATCAGAGCGGATCAACATCGCCGTCATTCTGTTGCCCCACATGAGCAACTTTACCGACTTTAATGTCCTAGCGGCTGAAGGTGATGTCGCCTTGCAATATGTTGCTGCTCCGACGGCACTGGATGGAGCTGACATCGTGATCATTCCAGGAAGCAAGACCACACAAGCAGACCTATCTTTTGTATTGGCGCAGGGCTATGCCCCTGCACTTGTGCAGCATGTTGGTCGTCATCGAGAGTTGGTGGGGATCTGCGGTGGTTATCAAATGCTTGGTCGAAGCATTTCTGACCCGTACATGGTCGAACAAGGCGGGTCAAGCTCTGGTCTAGGCTACTTGGATATCAAGACAGAGCTGAGGAAGAAAAAGTGCACCACACAGGTCGAAGCCAATGCGGCTGAGGCCCTGGTGCAAGAACGGAGTCTGGTTCGTGGCTATCAAGTCCATATGGGGTATACCGTACGCATGCAGGAACATCCATGTTTCAGCATGCAGAATGCTGGTACCCCGATGGGGGGAGGCCATTCGCCGACGGCAACAGCGTATACGGATGACGGCGCGATTCGAGAGGATGGTCTGGTGTGGGGCACCTACATCCATGGAGTATTTGATGAGCCGCAATTTCGTCGAGCCTGGCTCAATCGCGCGCGCGTGAGGAAGGGGCTTCCACCACTCGGGATTCATACATCACTTTCAGTCACCGCTCGATTACGCGGAGAACTTGATCGCTGGACGGATCACCTGAGCCAATTTCTTGATCTGTCAGGGCTACTCTCCTGGCTACCTCCTCGCCGCATGATCTCCAAGTAA
- the cobT gene encoding nicotinate-nucleotide--dimethylbenzimidazole phosphoribosyltransferase — protein sequence MSIQDVCRQIQSLDLALQTKAQTHLGRLTKPLGSLGKLEELATAYVTMTGELKPSIPRGMVFTFAADHGVTAEGVSAYPREVTPQMVLNFLRGGAGINVLARHAGVVVRVVDIGVDYEFTAAPGLIHRKIMNGTHNLSREPAMTREQAEHAVMVGIELAKEAVQEGIGLIGTGEMGIGNTTSSAAITAVMTGRPVEEVTGHGTGIQESDRAHKVRVIQRALDLHRPKSSDPIGVLAKIGGLEIAGLAGLMLGAAASRVPVVLDGFIAGAAALIAVGIQSLCREYLIAAHRSVEQGHRAILSHLRLTPLFDLDFRLGEGTGACLGMDLVCAAVKVYTEMATFEEAGVANKL from the coding sequence ATGTCGATTCAGGATGTCTGTCGTCAGATTCAATCGCTGGATCTAGCGCTACAAACCAAAGCTCAGACTCATTTAGGTCGCCTGACCAAGCCGCTCGGTAGCCTCGGCAAGCTCGAGGAGTTGGCGACCGCCTACGTCACCATGACCGGTGAATTGAAGCCAAGTATCCCCCGTGGAATGGTTTTCACCTTCGCTGCGGATCATGGTGTCACTGCAGAAGGTGTGAGTGCGTATCCCCGTGAGGTCACACCGCAAATGGTCCTGAATTTCCTTCGGGGTGGAGCCGGTATCAACGTCCTCGCTCGGCATGCGGGGGTTGTTGTTCGTGTGGTCGATATCGGAGTTGATTACGAGTTTACGGCCGCCCCTGGGTTGATTCATCGCAAAATCATGAATGGGACGCATAATCTTTCGCGTGAGCCGGCCATGACGAGAGAACAGGCGGAGCATGCTGTTATGGTGGGGATCGAGTTAGCGAAAGAGGCCGTACAGGAAGGCATCGGCCTCATCGGAACCGGGGAAATGGGCATCGGGAATACGACTTCCAGCGCGGCCATTACTGCCGTGATGACGGGTCGGCCAGTAGAAGAGGTCACCGGACATGGGACAGGTATTCAGGAGTCCGATCGTGCGCACAAGGTACGCGTGATTCAACGGGCTCTTGATCTCCATCGTCCGAAGTCGTCCGATCCGATCGGTGTACTGGCAAAGATCGGCGGATTGGAGATTGCCGGGCTGGCTGGGTTGATGCTCGGGGCAGCAGCCTCCCGGGTGCCTGTGGTGCTGGATGGATTCATCGCTGGTGCCGCGGCGTTGATCGCCGTGGGAATTCAGTCGTTGTGTCGCGAGTATCTCATTGCCGCGCACCGGTCGGTTGAACAGGGGCATCGTGCAATTCTGAGCCATCTGAGGTTGACCCCGCTGTTTGACCTCGATTTTCGACTCGGCGAGGGGACCGGGGCCTGTTTAGGAATGGATCTCGTTTGTGCGGCGGTCAAAGTCTATACGGAGATGGCGACCTTCGAAGAAGCCGGTGTTGCAAACAAGCTGTGA
- the cobS gene encoding adenosylcobinamide-GDP ribazoletransferase has protein sequence MGAVARPFIFAWHFLTTIPLSRAHHEPTAPELAASMAWYPVVGLLIGGGLVVADLVLQEVFDNLVVNALLIVLLVLLTRGLHQDGLADTLDGLAGGGTLSERLSIMRDPRIGALGATGLSLSLMLRYAGLMALPQELRVPALCCMPAVGRWAMVTSAWLSPYARKEGGLAAPFLTHLSWRHVVVATLIVAIGLGVGFGIVSSLVVMMGGAFVVLMGWWGCRSWFGGVTGDTLGATNEVIEILFLLSIPLLLRLP, from the coding sequence ATGGGAGCTGTCGCCCGTCCATTCATCTTTGCCTGGCATTTTCTCACGACTATTCCTCTGAGCCGAGCTCATCATGAACCGACGGCGCCTGAGCTGGCGGCGTCGATGGCGTGGTATCCCGTCGTTGGCTTGCTGATCGGCGGTGGTTTGGTTGTTGCTGATTTGGTATTGCAGGAGGTCTTTGACAATCTCGTCGTGAACGCACTGTTGATCGTGCTCTTGGTACTGCTGACACGCGGACTTCATCAGGATGGATTGGCTGATACCTTGGATGGACTGGCCGGAGGCGGCACACTGAGCGAACGACTGTCGATCATGCGCGATCCTCGCATCGGCGCACTCGGGGCAACCGGGCTTTCCCTCTCGTTGATGCTCCGGTATGCCGGCTTGATGGCATTGCCCCAGGAGTTGCGGGTACCGGCACTCTGCTGCATGCCGGCGGTTGGCCGTTGGGCCATGGTGACCTCAGCGTGGCTTTCTCCCTATGCCAGGAAAGAAGGCGGGTTGGCCGCACCGTTTCTGACCCATCTGTCTTGGCGGCACGTTGTCGTGGCGACACTTATTGTGGCCATTGGACTGGGAGTGGGTTTTGGCATCGTCAGCTCGCTCGTCGTCATGATGGGCGGGGCATTTGTCGTGCTGATGGGTTGGTGGGGGTGCCGCAGCTGGTTCGGCGGGGTCACCGGGGATACCCTCGGGGCCACAAATGAAGTGATCGAGATTCTCTTTCTTCTGTCCATTCCCCTCTTGCTTCGGTTGCCATGA
- the cobD gene encoding threonine-phosphate decarboxylase CobD, whose protein sequence is MKKPLHGGNIYRVARELGRDPGEIIDFSASINPLGPSPRVWKAIAASRHLLDHYPDPDCWDLRRALAALWRIDPAQIVVGNGSTELIDALPRALQIRRLLVVQPTFSEYMAAMRRAGGSTTTLYAHRRDHYAIPIDRMRQVLETGRSDGKSIDAMILCNPNSPTGQACTVEGLVQLAKVAHRRGLWLIIDESFADYCPDRSILGQGELRSHVIVLRSMTKFYALPGLRVGYAVSAPATAGRLQRQLPPWSVSAMGQVAAVAALKDEAHARKSLKYMTEERERFRMKLAALPGCTVMSSYANYCLVELPRGRTARDITERLRGRGVLIRDCSSVPGATSRSVRLAVRTRIENDRLIRELSPLLLNRGS, encoded by the coding sequence ATGAAAAAACCTCTGCATGGTGGAAATATCTACCGTGTCGCACGAGAGCTGGGCCGTGATCCAGGCGAGATTATTGATTTCAGCGCGAGTATCAATCCATTGGGCCCTTCTCCTCGCGTTTGGAAAGCCATTGCCGCTTCCAGGCATCTCTTAGACCATTATCCAGACCCGGACTGTTGGGATCTTCGCCGGGCGCTGGCCGCACTCTGGCGGATTGATCCAGCCCAGATTGTTGTCGGGAATGGCTCCACGGAGCTGATTGATGCGTTGCCTCGTGCATTACAGATTCGACGGCTCCTTGTCGTCCAGCCTACATTTTCCGAATATATGGCTGCGATGAGGCGAGCAGGGGGATCTACCACGACACTCTACGCGCATCGACGCGACCACTATGCGATCCCGATCGATCGTATGAGGCAGGTTTTGGAAACAGGACGGAGTGATGGAAAATCCATTGACGCAATGATCCTCTGCAATCCCAACAGTCCAACAGGGCAGGCCTGTACGGTGGAAGGTCTTGTACAACTTGCAAAAGTTGCTCACCGACGCGGTCTGTGGCTGATTATCGACGAATCCTTTGCTGATTATTGTCCTGACCGATCTATCCTTGGGCAAGGGGAGTTGCGGTCGCATGTGATCGTCCTACGCAGCATGACCAAGTTTTATGCGTTGCCCGGACTGCGGGTGGGGTATGCCGTATCGGCACCGGCAACTGCCGGACGACTTCAGCGACAGCTACCGCCTTGGTCGGTGAGTGCGATGGGACAAGTTGCGGCGGTGGCCGCTTTGAAAGATGAGGCTCATGCAAGAAAGAGCTTGAAGTACATGACAGAGGAGCGTGAGCGCTTTCGAATGAAGCTCGCGGCGTTACCTGGCTGTACGGTGATGTCCTCCTATGCGAACTACTGTCTCGTCGAGTTACCTCGTGGTCGAACCGCACGGGACATCACTGAACGCTTACGTGGGAGAGGGGTATTGATTCGAGATTGTTCTTCAGTGCCCGGTGCCACCTCGCGGTCCGTTCGACTCGCCGTTCGAACAAGGATCGAGAATGACCGGCTTATTCGAGAGCTTTCTCCCTTGCTCCTTAACCGGGGTTCGTGA
- the bluB gene encoding 5,6-dimethylbenzimidazole synthase codes for MTRRAANALKFSRSERDAVYRAIFERRDVRRNFLPRPISDPVMMRLLTAAHHAGSVGFMQPWDFVVIRNAATKRAVKRLFVEANTEAARRYTGVKGDLYRRLKLEGIEEAPINLCVTCSRRRGGADVLGRSTVRATDLYSTCCAVQNLWLAARAEGIGVGWVSILDHNALKRVVGVPKSVTILAYLCLGYVSRFEQAPDLETAGWRDRIPVSRLIHYDGWGNYADEEERDGYENHESLYQNGRRGKDQARRRPTGVERQSSSRSLRHRR; via the coding sequence ATGACGCGCCGAGCCGCCAATGCTCTCAAATTCTCCCGCTCAGAGCGGGATGCCGTCTATCGGGCGATTTTTGAACGTCGTGATGTGCGTCGAAACTTTCTGCCGAGGCCAATCTCTGACCCAGTCATGATGCGGCTGTTGACTGCGGCGCATCATGCCGGATCGGTCGGCTTTATGCAGCCGTGGGATTTTGTGGTGATACGAAATGCGGCGACGAAACGCGCAGTGAAGCGGTTATTCGTTGAAGCCAATACGGAAGCCGCACGCCGTTATACAGGTGTGAAGGGCGATCTCTACCGACGATTGAAACTGGAGGGGATCGAAGAGGCTCCGATCAACCTGTGTGTGACCTGTAGTCGGAGGCGTGGAGGGGCAGATGTACTTGGTCGTTCTACGGTGCGTGCGACGGATCTCTACAGTACCTGTTGTGCCGTTCAAAATCTTTGGCTTGCGGCCAGAGCTGAAGGGATCGGTGTTGGTTGGGTCAGTATTCTTGATCATAATGCGTTGAAGCGAGTGGTTGGTGTTCCTAAATCGGTGACGATTCTGGCCTATTTGTGCTTGGGGTATGTCTCGAGATTTGAACAAGCTCCTGATTTGGAGACGGCGGGGTGGCGGGACCGGATTCCAGTGAGCCGGCTGATTCATTACGATGGGTGGGGCAATTACGCCGATGAGGAGGAGCGGGACGGGTATGAGAATCACGAAAGTTTATACCAGAACGGGAGACGCGGGAAAGACCAGGCTCGCCGGCGGCCAACAGGTGTGGAAAGACAGTCTTCGAGTCGAAGCCTACGGCACCGTCGATGA
- a CDS encoding cysteine-rich CWC family protein: MRGPVTKTCERCGQSFECVGYQCWCGAIGITDQQMDWIAARFKDCLCPACLQRVSMGERGPQESSTDQRKR; encoded by the coding sequence TTGAGAGGGCCAGTCACGAAGACGTGTGAGCGTTGCGGACAATCGTTCGAATGTGTTGGCTATCAATGTTGGTGCGGAGCGATCGGCATTACGGACCAGCAGATGGATTGGATCGCTGCGCGGTTCAAGGATTGTCTGTGTCCGGCCTGCTTACAGAGAGTCAGTATGGGTGAGCGAGGGCCTCAGGAATCATCGACGGATCAGCGGAAGCGCTGA